Genomic window (Daucus carota subsp. sativus chromosome 5, DH1 v3.0, whole genome shotgun sequence):
TTGTGTAAACAATTTatgaaatatttgaatattgtgTGCTGGCCCGTTTATctgaacattttcttttgtaGTTGATGTATGGAATTTTATACCCTTTGCTTGCAATGATAATGCAGTTGTCTATATGTTCTTCCGTACCTGACAATTGAGTATGATGCCATACCTCTATTATATGCATATTATTTTAGGTAAATTGCCAGATTTATTATATCCAATCTTAAGTAGTCTCCTGGGCTGTGTCTCAGAAGTGTGTTCTTCGAGTTATGTGATGGAAGTTGAATAtctatttgatataatattctCATGCCTCAACCTGTTCAAGAAATTGAGCTCATTTTCTCTTTTCCAGAAAAATTTAGCATTAGGTTTCTTGTCCTTATGGAAACTATGGTTATGGTATCAAGTTTTCTCGTGGAAAGTTGGAAACTATTGTCATATAAGGGGTTGAGGGATTCAAAGAGACAGAATTTTCCAGGCGAGGCCACCCAGCTCAAAAGCAATGATTAGAGAAAAAGTGTTTTCTATAGGAGCCGGGATGAGGTGCTTAATGTCGAACTATCAAATCATTAAACCATTGTAATTTATACAAGCTGCGTAAGGACGATATATGAAAGCATACAAAAACTCAAAAACTCATTTACTTGTTACCCACAGAGGGGTACAATCAAACGTAAGAAGGAAGGAAATATAAAAGCATACAAAAACTCATTTACTTGTTAACAGATAGAGGGGTCCTTGTCAGGGACGTTTTAACTGGCAGATGTTTTCCGACGGTTAAATAAATATCTAGTGTCCAGGATCAAACAAATATAATGGATGCAAAGTCTGCTTCCGTACACAGAAACTTCATTCACTGCAATTTAAGCGGAACAAACAGCTTGCTTGAAGCACATATTTCAGgaaactgctcttgactttctAAAGCATGGAAACCAGCTCCTCCAAGAGaactggaaaaaaaaataataatataaatgtttatgaGTAAGCACCATGCATCATTGCAAAGAACTGAAGTCATGTTTGTAGACTAGTTATCTTATGCAGTGAACCTTTTTTTTGTTGTAATTAATTTGCTTCCGTTTATCAGCATAAGCTCGTCCTGCAGGACCTGTGTTTGTGCCTGATACTGCGGTGGAGCTTGCGTTCCTTTCCTGCCGCACTTTGTTAAATTTTTCGGTGAAATTGTCGGAAGGGTTATATTCATCCCACTCACCAAAGCGTGGAACTGCAGCTCCTTTATCAGGCTGAAAATTGAAATAGGAAACAGAAGATCGATCATAAAGCTTGaatggaaaagaaaaaaaatcgaTTAAGAATAATGAGTCTCTTTATTGGTATGATGGTGTTCAAGTATCAGAACTCAACTTCCCACAAATTGTTTATAGATAGTTCAGTACTACTTATATTTGGAGACACAAAAATCATTCTACAAGTCCCCAGGCTCTTTGAGATAAAGCCAGGGCAGAGATTTAGCTAAATTAAGCTATATAAAAAgcatatataactaattattaatagaaatattagaataattttttggtAGTTCTATTAAGACATCATCAAAATAAAGTGGAAACTTACGGATTCAACTCCTGTAGACACTGGCTTCATTCTGGATCTTTCAGTTGTCCCATGGCCACTATCATTTAAATGCTTACTTTCCCAAGAAGAACCACTACCTTTTCCAATTAGCTTTGCCTGGTATTGTGGATCGAGTGGTGATTGGTTGACACGGTGCTCTGATCCCGCATTTTGCTTTCTGGGTCGACCAGAACCTTGTAATGATCCATTGCCTATGCGGTTCTGATTTGTTGAACCAGTACCACCATTTTGACGGCCAACGTTATTATCACGTCGAGGACCACCACCACTTTCACTGCTTGAATGGATGTCAAGTGTTTTTGGTCTAACTGCTTTCCTACCTACTGGTTCTTTTGGTGCATTTTTAACTGCTGCAGGTGTCACTTGAGCTGTAGGGAACATGCCAGGATTCTGCATGGGGTCATTTGGATTTATCATCTTCGCACCATTTTTACCTTTCCTAGCCTTCTCAAAGTATACCGTGTAAGGAACATTATCCTCACTATCCCAGTTGCCGAACTTTGGTACAACTGGACGTTGCTGCAACCAACAAGATAGCAAGTTATCCTTCCAATTATTTAGTCCAAAAGGCTCTTGCTACTATTAAGAAATGATTGTCTGATAATCTTTGCCGAATGACATTGACTTAAACTGCGATATAGATCCTCTGCTATTCTTTATCCATGGCTATTTATGCGTTGGCTATGTATAATCAGATACTATTTGACAAGCATTTCAGAAATTATTGTAATGTACTCGTTGAGGCAAAAGTCAATGGTATCAGAAATGATTAAAATTTACACAGTCAAGGTGGGCAGCTAACGAATATAACCCATCTCCGAGGACTTGAGGTATATACCAGACCTCCCGTTCATTTAGGCCTCTAAACAAGTGACTTTTTAGTTTCTATGATATACAGAAAGGATGAAATTAAACGAAGCTTTAATCTGGGATTGTGCTAATTTTTTACTTGAAGATGAATTTTTCCTTCTATTTATCTTACTTTCTTTGTCTGCTATAGTGCTATTTCAGAACCTAAAGTTCAATATGACAAAAAATTAAGTTCTCTGTTTGAAGAATCCCCAATCCCCCTTGGTTTGCATTTGAAGAACTTCTTGAAGTCAAGTTCTTCGACATTGCCTACGCCCACACAAATCTATCAATTTCAACACTAAGAACAAGATAAAACAGATTACTGGGGATCTTGGACAcaatttttattcttgtcaaTCTACACATCCGCTAATACACTAAACAATCACTTTGACCTTCTCATAAATGACCCGGCGCATATGCAAAAACTTCTGCTCTCAGAAGATGCAATCAAATATCTCAGGGGCATACTTCTTGCCTTAATAGTTACTGATAGACTActgattcaaaaaatatatctcCAATTCAGACAAACACAAGGCACAAATAGCTAGAGTCAGATGTCGAAACCAGTCACTACTTTAATAACTTTACGCCATATCAATTAGCCTAAAGCAGAGCTAGTAAATCTCAAGACACTCAAATTAACTAGTTCCTCTTTGCAACTAACAAGATCTATttagcacaaaaaaaaaaaaaaaaaaaaaaactaacaagATCTAAGACCAGAAGACCATATAGGCCTGATCGAaaagaaattttcaagaaacCTCCACGTTATTTGGCATTCCAAACTTACAACTCGAGTATGATCATGATCACCAAAATTCCAAACCAAACTTCAACATGACAAAATCAATGACTCCATACAGTAACTTTACAGTCACGATAACTCCGAATTAAACACGAATTAGTTGACATGCATTGACATAGTTAATACGTAATAGACTAATAGTAGTATACAAAATCACACAAAAACCTCAATGAATCAGAACAATCCCACGAAGCGACCTGGCATGCAAAGATTATATATTTCCCTTTGCATTGTATACTAAGCTGAAGTATAGAAATAACTTACTGCCATTTAGTTACACCAACTGAAATGAACAGAATCGGAGCTTCCACAAATGAGTTCTTCAAGAAAATCCAACGCTTTTGAGATGGAATCACCAGAAGTTGAACTTTGCTTAGGCTAAAAGACCACACACGCTTCTTTCACAAAGAATCAGAAGAGAGAGACAGAGTAAGAGgttatgtaaagaaatgagcAATGACTAATGACCCGGTCCAGCAGCTTATATGTTGACTATTCGCCAACcttttttttctcaaacacaGCAGTGCAGTTTACTTATTTTCGACTCGCTTGCCTCgtaatttctttattttatactaCTTATAAGCTTCTTATTTGCTTGTTGCCGCTGGACATTTGcaatatattacaaataataaacTTTTGTTTCAATGATATATCCCTTTTATAGCGAATACCAAAATTTTTGACAAaacaattactccctctgtcccatttaattgtatacgtttctttttaactgctcgacacgcatttcaatgttcttataaaatatagttccgtaacttatttttgagatttttttttctgtataaaaatataacatccaaactttaatttagaaaaagaaaatttttaaaaaaaagtacacaactacactttacaggagcattaaagtccgtgccgcgtccccgtcccccaatgtatagggacggagggagtatatcattAAATTTATGGGATGTACTTATgtcttttttaactaaataaaatattgagagAATTGTTTAGACTCGTCCGTACAAATGGATGAAATTCGTTGACTACGACTCCCAGCTCCAGACAATTTTTGTATTGACTTTGAATTTTACAAACTTTGTGAGTGGAATTTATGGGTAGAAGAAGAGAATAAAACTTTCTAAGATCAAGctttaaataaatgatatttttagtATGTGCCATTAACACGCGTTAaggattatattttttatctagctagttcaaaatttatgattgaaaaatattttcatgcATACAGAAAAGTCATGATCATTAATGAAATAAGAGtcaatataaatttatcatctaactaAAAAGTATTTTAAGTACTCTAAATTATTGGCGTGTGTTCATcaatatatctatactatactataataagccaacatgggtataatttgtagtcctatgttttagttatattttttggtttggtactctccttttggtactacaagtctacaaatgtggagtcaaacagtttcaaatactaaaaacactccaaaCAATaccttatcatataatatttcattaaaaaattataatgatgttataaataaaattataaataataattttgaatatctttttttaacaaaaagttttatataactctttttaattttaacgtgttctatatcaatataaacaccccacattacataactctttctaattctaatcttaaaatttttgttgtcaaaaaaatcaagattacataattatgttgaaattcgattgattagattagtgaatctttcaaatgtattacaagatcgtctatgtttgaaaaaaatatgactataataagtcaacatgggtataatttgtaatcctatgttttagttatattttttggtttgtaactacaagtctacaaatgtggagtcaaacagtttcaaatactaaaaacacttcaaacaataccttatcatataatatttcattaaaaaattataatgatgttataaataaaattataaataataattttgaatatctttttgggaaatctacaaaactacctaccttttctttaattatttacaaatatactaccttccagaattctttttgaaaataccttttcataaaatctttttttcaaaaatactgtttgcaacttttgcaacctcatctgcaactccaggcggcgccagccgtgttgcaacctcttttgcaacttcatatgcaaccaaattcctgatttcaagttccagttttcgaatgtcgttttcgacctcattttcggaatcgatatatatatatatatatatatatatatatatatatatatatatatatatatatatatatatatcgattccgaaaatgaggtcgaaaacgacattcgaaaactggaacttgaaatcaggatttgtaattgcatatatggttgcatatggttgtattcagttgattctattgtaatctaacggccccgccaggggcacaccatacatctgttgttacttacagttttcagttgcatttagttgcaactgaggttgcaaatgaagtttcaaaagttgcaactgcagttgcaacttttgcaactgcagttgcaacctcagttgcaacttttgcaacctcgttgcaaaagttgcaactgcagttgcaacttttgcaacttcatttgcaacctcagttgcaacttttgcaacctcatttgcaacttttgcaacttacagttttcagttgaactagttgcaattgcagttgcaactgttgcaactttccatttttatttgcaacttttgcaacctcatttgcaacttttgcaacctcatttccatttttatttgcaacttttgcaacctcatttgcaacttttacggctgcgccgcccaaggttgcaaatgaggttgcaaaggttgcaaatcgtatttttgaaaaaaaaattttatggaaaggtatttttaaaaacaatgaaaaagatggtagtatttttaaaaaaataattttatagatgggtatttttaaaaagatccctatctttttttaacaaaaagttttatataactctttttaactttaacgtgttctatatcaatataaacaccacacattacataactctttctaattctaatcttaaaatttttgttgtcaaaaaaatcaagattacagaattatgttgaaattcgattgattagattattgaatctttcaaatgtattacaagatcgtctatgtttggaaaagatatgaattttctgattttttaaatttttaaatctacatgtactaaattcgaattaaatgtattatatatatatatatataggatatatatatatatatatatatatatatatatatatatatatatatatatatatatttgttagggtttgtcaattttcaagtaatcgagagaaaatatagtcagttgaataatataatttaattaaattcaatctattaatattaaaatactaataaaatgacgttaaaatttaaattataaataataaattaggaaCTACATATCCGCCCGTGCGaaactataataagccaacatgggtataatttgtagtcctatgTTTTAGTTACATTTTTTGGTTTgtaactacaagtctacaaatgtggagtcaaacagtttcaaatactaaaaacactccaaaCAATaccttatcatataatatttcattaaaaaattataatgatgttataaataaaattatgaataataattttgattatctttttttaacaaaaagttttatataactatttttaactttaacgtgttctatatcaatataaacaccacacattacataactctttctaattctaatcttaaaatttttgttgtcaaaaaaaacaagattacagaattatgttgaaattcgattgattagattactgaatctttcaaatgtattacaagtcgtctatgtttggaaaagatatgaattttctgatttttttaatttttaaatctacatgtactaaattcgaattaaatgtattatatatatatatataggatatatatatatatatatatatatatatatatatatatgttagggTTTGTCAATTTTCAAGTAAtcgagagaaaatatagtcagttgaataatataatttaattaaattcaatctattaatattaaaatactaataaaatgacgttaaaatttaaattataaataataaattaggaaCTACatatccgcccgtgctttgcacgggagTATTATATAATCCACTAAATACAAGGCGCATGGTCTAagcattattttttatttacattTACATTCCACCAACATTTTATGTTGGTCAAATTCCAACGACAATAATAAACATGTATATTGTCTTACGACAATTAGCTGGAATATATTAACAATGCAGAAGTGTTAAAATAGTTTGTACCCAACACAACCGACGTGAGTTGCACTTTGGTTTCGAATATTTGACTATGTGCCGCCTGTAAATATATGTTGTGATTTGATTTATTCTTTGCAGATAAAACTACTTTCTAATTTATTCCATTGAAATATATCTGTAAAAATCAGAACTCAAATGAACTATCGAATTAGGATTTATCAGAATTTCGTTGTTGATAAATTGAAGATGTATAACTAAATCAAAATGTAATTGATCGGTAAAATATATCTTAtggattaattaatatttttaataaattgagaaTTTTCGGTCTAAATGATAAAGTGGACTGTACTTCTCATTTTCTgaatagttttatttttactttCAGTGGCATAATGTTGCcatatgaattatatatttttttgacagcACATATGAAATCCATATTCctcataattaaatttaattgctTACCCGTAGCATGTTAAGAGTCctagttttattatttattttttttgaaaataagagtcctagttttatttatttatttaattttttttttgaaaatgagaataaatctcaacgagaatcggcaattcaccgtgataattctttcattcaagaaagtttattatctaaccgtcggacatgcaagatgaccggggaaatttagacaataaaactttaatgtccgaaaaaaaACCCGGCCTTCTTCgaaaaatcctgaaaataaaacaagagaaacaaaaagaatataagtcgatatatttaacagattacatcaaaatattcccacaatcatgataactcatgattgagacaattaagctcttaattaaggcataataataaaatattaatatccttaattaagacacaattaacgccctcaaataaggctcaattaacgccctcaataaagaggcacaatttacgccctcaataattgagacacaatttacgccctcaataaagaggcataaTTAACGAGGCACAATTACCGCCCTCAATTAAGGAATAATTAGCGcgctttcctttctgaaaccgggTCCCGTCCTGAAACCGGGTCCCGTCCTGAAACCGCCGTCACTGCCACCATCGgccaccaccgctatgctatcgaTCAAGATGCCTCGTCGTATACGAAGCGAACAACGAAGCGTATCATATGTAACATGAAAAATcgccaaaaacaacaaaaaccaaacaaaacacatggattaaacaaacaaacaaatacacacaaacaaacaagattaaaatcaacacctttcgcaatttcactcaaaatcatgagaaaaagaaagaatattgtaaataattgtaatagaaGGGCATACCATTTGAGCCATGAGGAACCCTATAGGATTTGAAAGTCGAAGCAGCATCATGTGACAAACCCATCTTCTTAATTActcctctctctctcgatcTTTTTATGCTAAACGCGGAGAgaaattttgattggtgtgataGTTGTATACTATGCAGGGAGTCCACCATCA
Coding sequences:
- the LOC108221952 gene encoding RPM1-interacting protein 4 → MAQRPVVPKFGNWDSEDNVPYTVYFEKARKGKNGAKMINPNDPMQNPGMFPTAQVTPAAVKNAPKEPVGRKAVRPKTLDIHSSSESGGGPRRDNNVGRQNGGTGSTNQNRIGNGSLQGSGRPRKQNAGSEHRVNQSPLDPQYQAKLIGKGSGSSWESKHLNDSGHGTTERSRMKPVSTGVESPDKGAAVPRFGEWDEYNPSDNFTEKFNKVRQERNASSTAVSGTNTGPAGRAYADKRKQINYNKKKFSWRSWFPCFRKSRAVS